Proteins from a genomic interval of Euleptes europaea isolate rEulEur1 chromosome 18, rEulEur1.hap1, whole genome shotgun sequence:
- the LOC130490596 gene encoding vomeronasal type-2 receptor 26-like, with product MTDPFQLPHEYSQRGDVIIGDIVAQYGCVFDKTAYTENPRAMVLDGLFVSLKNYQHVLSFVFAVKEINENSKILPNISLGFQIFDGYFNARMTHQNTLKLLSSWERIVPSFNCNKTKRLIAVVGGLNSEMALHIITLLNIYKIPQLPGAGGKGLTMCTMTDPFQLPHEYSQRGDVIIGDIVTQYGCVFDKATYTENPRTVVFDGLLVSPKSYQHVISFVFAVKEINENSKILPNISLGFQIFDGYLNVRMTHQNTLKLLSSWERIVPNYNCNKTKHLIAVVGGLNSEMALHIITILSIYKIPQLHRFLRSISFNNSAGDLVFFNEDGEIAAGFDIINWVILPNKSFVRVKVGRMDPKESPGREFTINEEAIIWHNMVNQVPPLSVCNDNCQPGYSRKKKEGAPFCCYSCAPCPEEKISDQKDMDDCFKCPQDQYPNKNQDQCFPKDLNFLSFTESLGIILASLALFFSLITALVLGIFIKNQNTPIVKANNRDLTYSLLVSLLLCFLCSLLFVGQPQTVTCYLRQTAFGIIFSVAVSCMLAKTITVVVAFAATKPGTKMRKWVGKRMASSILICCSLIQASICTVWLCTAPPFPHVDPDSLAEEIIVECNEGSVTMFYLVLGYLGFLAIVSFTVAFLARKLPDTFNEAKFITFSMLVFCGVWLSFVPSYLSTKGKHMVAVEIFSILASSAGLLACIFFPKCYIIILRPALNIRQQLIRK from the exons ATGACTGATCCCTTCCAGCTCCCACATGAGTATTCTCAGAGAGGTGATGTAATCATTGGAGACATCGTGGCTCAGTATGGATGTGTTTTTGATAAAACTGCTTACACTGAAAATCCTAGGGCTATGGTGCTTGATGGACTTTT TGTATCACTGAAGAACTACCAGCATGTCCTGTCATTTGTATTTGCTGTGAAGGAGATTAATGAAAACTCCAAGATCTTACCCAATATCAGCCTGGGGTTCCAGATCTTTGACGGCTATTTCAATGCAAGGATGACTCATCAGAACACCCTGAAGCTTCTGTCTTCCTGGGAAAGAATTGTCCCCAGCTTCAACTGCAACAAGACAAAACGTCTGATCGCTGTGGTCGGGGGACTTAACTCTGAAATGGCCCTTCACATAATTACCCTTTTAAACATctacaagatcccacag TTACCTGGAGCTGGGGGCAAGGGGCTCACCATGTGCACCATGACTGATCCCTTCCAGCTCCCACATGAGTATTCTCAGAGAGGTGACGTAATCATTGGAGACATTGTGACTCAGTATGGATGCGTTTTTGATAAAGCCACTTACACTGAAAACCCTAGAACTGTGGTGTTTGATGGACTTCT CGTTTCACCGAAGAGCTACCAGCATGTCATTTCATTTGTGTTTGCTGTGAAGGAGATTAATGAAAACTCCAAGATCTTACCCAACATCAGCCTGGGGTTCCAGATCTTTGATGGCTATTTGAATGTGAGGATGACCCATCAAAACACCCTGAAACTTCTATCTTCTTGGGAAAGAATTGTCCCCAACTACAACTGTAACAAGACAAAACATCTGATAGCTGTGGTTGGGGGACTTAACTCTGAAATGGCCCTTCACATAATTACTATTTTAAGCATctacaagatcccacag CTTCACCGTTTCCTGAGAAGCATCTCATTCAACAACAGTGCTGGAGACCTGGTCTTTTTTAATGAGGATGGTGAAATAGCAGCCGGATTTGATATTATAAACTGGGTTATTTTGCCAAACAAATCCTTCGTAAGAGTGAAAGTTGGAAGGATGGACCCAAAGGAGTCGCCTGGCAGAGAGTTCACCATTAATGAAGAGGCCATCATATGGCATAATATGGTTAAtcag gtccctcccctttctgtgtGTAATGACAACTGTCAACCTGGTTatagcaggaagaagaaggagggggcACCATTTTGTTGCTACAGTTGTGCTCCGTGTCCAGAGGAGAAGATTTCAGATCAGAAAG ACATGGATGACTGTTTTAAATGTCCACAAGACCAATATCCAAACAAGAACCAAGATCAATGCTTTCCCAAGGACTTAAACTTCCTCTCTTTCACAGAGTCTTTGGGAATTATATTAGCTTCCTtggctctcttcttttctttgatCACAGCTTTGGTGCTAGGAATTTTCATCAAGAACCAAAACACCCCAATCGTCAAAGCCAATAATCGGGACCTCACCTATTCTCTCCTCGTCTCCCTGTTGCTCTGTTTCCTTTGCTCCTTGCTCTTTGTTGGCCAGCCTCAGACAGTGACCTGCTACTTACGGCAAACTGCTTTCggcatcatcttctcagtggctgtttcgTGTATGTTGGCCAAAACTATCACTGTGGTTGTGGCTTTTGCAGCTACCAAACCAGGCACCAAgatgaggaaatgggtggggaaaagaatGGCAAGCTCCATTCTCATCTGTTGCTCCCTCATTCAAGCCAGTATTTGTACGGTATGGCTCTGTACTGCTCCTCCATTCCCACATGTTGACCCGGACTCTCTGGCTGAAGAAATCATAGTGGAATGCAATGAAGGGTCGGTCACAATGTTTTATTTGGTGCTGGGGTATCTGGGATTCCTGGCTATTGTCAGCTTTACTGTAGCTTTCCTAGCCAGGAAGTTGCCTGACACTTTCAATGAAGCCAAATTtatcactttcagcatgttggtgttttGCGGTGTTTGGCTGTCCTTTGTTCCATCTTATCTCAGCACCAAGGGGAAACATATGGTagccgtggagatcttctctatcttggcCTCTAGCGCTGGGCTGCTGGCTTGTATCTTCTTCCCTAAATGTTACATAATTATCCTGAGGCCTGCACTGAATATTAGACAACAGCTAATAAGGAAATAA